The window TCGCAATAGTCGACGTCATTTCCACATGGATGTTGCTTTTATTCCGGGTCCCTGGTACAGTTGAAAATACTTCTGCACGGACACCTGTCATATcggcagaaggaagaaaccgtTTTAAtcaggacaggaagaagctcTTCCGGGATCTCATTCACAATATGGTAACCATCAGCTGACGGTAGAGTGAAATTACTGTTCTTGCCGAGCGCCACTGACTGACTTCGATCAGAGGCTTCGACAGATTCGTCGTGAGCATTTCTGAAACTCTCAGATTCATGGCCTGCGTCTGGTAGCATGTGGTCGGTAAGTGTGTCTGCAGTCGCATCTTGGACGTGGATAGCGGCCACGGTGCAGAGTACTTGCACAAAGAAAACGGACTTGCTCTTTCGATGAAATACCATCCTGAAGACGATCAATAAAGATGTTGAGATGCGCGTTAACAAGCGAAATCTACTGCGCGGCTGCCACTACTTTGTTCGAAAGCAGTGCTGATTCTGTGGGAGTTCGTCTGGAAGGGTTTGGTAGCTGCGCTCTTCAAGCTCAAACGTTTCACGTGTGGGAACATGGAGAATATCCCCCAACTGATTTTTCCGCTAGCAACCTTCTCGAACCATTTGAAGAGCCCTAAGCAGTCCACTACAGTGATCGTGGCACTTGCATCATCGCCGTCCGGGACGAGGTCTTCCGGATCTGCGGCAGCGAACGAAGAACCGTCGGTTAATCGCGACAAGTTCACACACATCAAAGGAGAGTCTGTGACTCGAGTCAGCCAGCGTTCCTACAAGCGGCCAAAAGTGCGCCAGCATCCGGAGCGTGAAATCCGGGGTGAATGGACTGCTGGCCGCCAAAGCGGGTAATCAGACCGGTAACCTCGGAGGTCTCTTTCGTGCCTGTCTCGGGCATGCACGGTGCTGCTCACACAGGCGGGTCTTAGCTAGCCAGCCACAGACATCTGGCCTTGCCTCTAAGGTATTTTGAAGCGCGATCTCTCTATACAATTTGGTAGATGGCGCGATGACGCCAGTACCTTCCAAGAAATTCAAAAGAGAACTAACTGGCATTTTTCCCCAAGCAGACGCGCCTCCGAATAATGAgtctgcctgtctccaaCCCGAGTGTTTTTAGGCCGCAGACAGCTGAGATCAAGTTTCGCCTGCCGCGAAGCGCGGGATCCAGAACTTGTTCACAGTGATCCTTTATCTCACACGCAACGCTTGACTGTGCTACCTGACGTGGAGCCCCCTGATGGGCGGCTGTGGCTTATATAGCGCCCGACGGTGCCATGCTTGCAGTGTACAGTTGTCTCGACAAAACGATGCGAATACGCTCTCCGTTGGCAAGATCTTTTTTGGGTCCTGATTGATCAGCAGGAAACAGGCCTGCTACACGAAGCCAACACGCACTCTTCACCCAACAATGCGTATGTGCACCATTTGAGGGTATAACTTTCTCTCGAGAACTCGCCCAGTATTCGGCTACCGCAGCCGATTCTGCGGTTGGAAACCGCGTCCCCCCTAAACGCAAGTCATCTGCCCGCGCACTCTCACATTACTGTGCAGTTGCACGCGACCTCGAGGATCCTTTGATTAAAACTCAGCCCATGTATACTGCAGTAGGTCTTCCATTCATTCAGCCGATTAAGGGAATTAATCACGTCAGATGTTGTGAGGGCGATTACCACGTGTTGCTCTTCATCGCACTTATACCCAGCCAAGAAACTAATGGAACCTAGAGAAGCTGTGTTATTCGTAACCTCTAGCATTCAATTAGTGGTTACATATGGCTCAAACGATTCTCCTAAAGAGCAAGCCACCTGTTTCCTAACACGCCACTATATCATACTCCCATGCTGGGCAACTCGCACGGCGATCCGCGGCACACACGGATGATCGGGCTGTTGAGGGGCCAGCTGATTCGATGTATTGAACGTGTGAAAGTTGAGTTCTCAAGAGCATCGAGGGGTTGTCTACCTCTCCTCCATTTCTCGCACGCGCATCTGTGGTCGAGGTTTGCCCTGGCGGGAGGCAGACTGTGGCAGCATGTTGATGTCTAGACGACCGCAGCATCGAGGCATGAGCGTGTCCACGATAATCGGGCTCAGCGTTTCTCAAACAATTGGCATAAACCCCTGTCGAAATTCGAAAAAACAATGGTTAGCCGCATGAATAGCGAAGGTCTATTCTAAGAAGCATGCAGTGTTTACATAGCACGAAATCTATCCTCGGCGAGCACCTACAGCCCTACTCTGGCCGTCGCTGAAACTGGCCATCCCTCTCTACAACGAGATACCGTCACTACGAACAGCAGCGCTCCCGTCAcgacacagaggaaaccTGCTTCAATTCAGCGCGTCATAGTAACCCTACTACGACCATCTGGCCAAAGAAAAACAACTCAGTCTCCATCAAGCACTCTCGTCCGGTACAGAAAACCTCTCGTGGTAGCAGACTCACAAGACAGTCACCATTAAGGCGTCTAACAGGATGTGGAGTCAGCAGAAAGCGGCAAAAGATGTAATAATCCGTGTCTTGGTTCGCCTCTTCTTGAGTGGAATTATTCGTGTCGTGGCTTATTCGAGGATCCTCGTGTCACATTTAGCAAATCAGAGAGAAGGGTGGTTGACAAATGAAGAAATAACACGATCTTTTCAACAAAAGGTATGTACAGCCCGGACAGTGAAAACGGTCTCGCAAGTGTCACAGCCAGTTCTGGCAGCGCCCCGATTTTTGCACTGCAGGCTTGCCGGGATGCGGCTGACCTTGCTCACGCATGTCGCATCACAGTCGCTGCAAGGGCCGTCGTCCGTTTCTGAGTGCCAGCACTGGGTAGGTCTCCGTTGCGAAGAAAAATATTTGCATTCATGCAACATTCACCGGTCTTAATTAGTCCAGGCATCTGTGGACCAGGTAGTGGTATAACAATTTCACTGTTCTGAGAGAATGGCAAGGATGGCTGCCTATCTGGGCAGGTGGGGCCTTGTAGCCCTGCTCGCAACTTCCAGTGCAATCCTCCATGCCTCAGCTGACAAAGctgagggaagcgagagttCTACTCCTATCACGTGTGACAACGGACAAAAAAGCGGCACAGCAGGACCGGGAAGCCCTCTCTATTTCAAGTGTGGCACTGGCATGACCTTGAAACCGACAGAAGTAGGAAAAGTTTGCGAGCAGGCGGCATGCACCTCCGAAGTACCGCTGACTAACCTCCTCCCGGGAGCACATTTGGCAGATCCATCTAAAAAGACACTCGACCGTGAGCAAGAACAACAACAGAAAGATGTCTACGTGCTTACGGTCCCGAATGCTCCGCAATCAAAACAAACAGTTTATTACAAGTGTGAGGGAACAAGCGCTGCAGGCGTTCAGCCGCCGCCGACCAGCCTACAGGCacgcgacaaaaaagagTGCAAAATTACTGTAACTGTCGAGGCTGCTCCGAAAGTCTCAACTACGGCTCCCCAAGCTACCTCAGACGCCACCATCTCCACAACCACAACGGAGGCTCCCGTAGCATCATCAGGCATGGGCGCGCCGAATTACATGGCGGTGACTGCGATATTCGGTGCTGTGGCTGCTCACGACCTTCTCTTGTAGTAAccagatacagaggaaaagctTTTATCCCGAATTCAAAAACGGGCCATTACTGCAAGGCTTACGAAGGGCCTAAGTGAGTCCCTTGTTTGGAACAACACTTCTGTACGCAAGACGATATCCATTCCTGCGGTCGTCTGCGAAGCTCGGGCTCTATAATGAGGAGGGTTGCTTGTGCTCTGCAGAGTCCACGACACCGAAGCAAGTTGATTACTGCCCGTCAGATGGCAGAACTGCCACTATCAGGCCAAATTAATCGGCGTGCGCCGATAGTCAGCATCTCACCGCGATAGTCAACGACTAGTCATGTTTGCACACCATTGCGAGGTTCGGATGCTTTCCTATTACGGTTCAACACGTTCCGTTTGAGCAGCCCCGTATGCAGAATTGTATATCACGGCAATTTGTGCTGAATGTGTGAGAAAAATTTCTGTATCGAACACGAGAACGTTTTCCCAGACATGGAGAACAGCGCTGCGCAGAGTGTTTGTGCTCTGCAGTGCACCCCACTGTGTTACCGGACAGACGGATAGCGCACCGTGGAATCCCCACTGGCTTGTCTTCGACAGTCAGCTAGAAGAGTAGAGAAATAACATATCCTCCCAACGCGTTAGCCAGCGCAACCACACTGATCGTCCGACTcgcaggcgaagcgaaggggaggagagCTGGGCACGCCACTGACTCGCAGCTACGGCATTCCACTGAGATGAACTCGCTGAATGGATATCAAGGCCAcgcttcgtcttccagcGTACCCACTTTAGTAACAGCCTACATAATTTGTGCCCCAAAGAGTTCCCTATTTTGTTTCTCTGATCCCGATTTCACTTCCATGTTGGCGATGAGGGCAACACAAGAACGGAACGAGAATGCAAGAGACGCACCTGCGAGGCGTCAAGCCACCACGGATCATTTTAAGACGTGAGACTCGGCAGCAGATATGCACTTCCAGCATGGACTGGAGGTGTGGCTGTCCTCTCGAGAACTCGCCCAGTACTCTTCTATCGCCACCACAGTTTTGCAAAGTGGTTGCTGCCCTAATGCAGGTCCGTTTCCCCACACTCAGTGACCGTACCACGACTTCACTCCAGCTGGAGGCTCCTTAGAAGATACCCTCCTTACTACTGTAGCAGGTCCTTCATGTATTGGGCCGATGCAGGATATCTTCACGTACCGTGTTGTGGGGGGGATTGCCACCTGTTCTGTTCCATCATAGCTCTAGCAAGGCCATGAGCGGATGCATGCTAGAGAAGCTCGTGCGATTCTGAAACTATATGGgttatatttatatgtggCCGCAAGGAATTCGCTCACAATCGGTGTCACCTTTCCCAACATATCATCATCTTGAACCGTCGATGTTCGGCGGCCTGCCCTCAAGGTGTTCCGCGGCACACACGAAGGATCGACTGTTGAGTGGTCAGATGATTCGATTTATTAGGCTGTGAGCGCTGAGTTCAAACTACGAGCATCAAAAACGGTTGTGTAGAGCAGCTGGCGGTCTGGGCGTCTGTCACATCGGCAGTTCCAGTGTGGCCACGATACCCACATGTTTTCGAACAACATTTACGGATACAGCCAATCACAGCTTCCCCGGGCATGAATGCCCTCGTGACCCACGCTTGAAGCACTGGGCACCTTATTCGGAGAAGATTTATGTCCAAATTCGAGTAAACATGCTATCCGTATGACAACCGAAAGGAGCTCCTGGAGAAACGCCCAAAAGTTTACGTAAGAAGAAATTGATCCTCTCCGAGCACCTACAACACCTACCCCCAGTCTCTTGCACAGATCATGTCGTCCACCTTCCTTACGCGCAGGTACCGTGACTACAAATAGGGAGATTTCCTTCAATTCAGCGCAAAAATATAACGCCAATGCGATCAACTTGCCTCCTAAACGACAACCCACACTCACACACTCACACACACGCTCACCTAAGAGAGGAGACTTCCCGTGGTAGTAGAATAAAAAAACTATTATACGGTAAACATCTCAGCTTCTGGAGTGATCAGTGAGTTGCGAGACAATGAGAGACGGGTCGTGTCTATCTGGTGACCAGTCCTCAAAAAAGTGGAGCCCCCCGATGCCGTGGCGACTTCGAGAATGCCCATCCCATCCACGAGTATCCTACGCAGATAGTGTTCTAGAAAAAGGATACTAGTACAAGAAATTGGCAACAGGAAACCCGGTTCAGTTTGGAGTTTTTAAAAATAGCCCAGCACATCCTTTTTCTGGTAACGGGTTCTGGCAGCTCACCGACTTTTCGATAGCGGGCGGGCTTGGCTCCAGTGCGGCTTGGACTCGCGTTCACAGTGCTACGCCGAGTCGCCCCAAGCGCCGTCGTCTGTTCCTGAGTGCAGATCCTCGAGCATATCTCTGCAGCGCTCTCTAATCTGATGTACTGCAGATGTTTTTTACTATAGTAATCTGTCCATTTCAGTTATTCTGACAGAACAGGAAGGATGGCGGTCGCTCTGCGCAGATGGAGCCTTGCAGCCTTAATCGCAACTGCCGCTGCGATGGCAGTTCTCCATGCCGCAGCATCCCTAGCTGAGGGAAGTGAGAGTACTCTAATCACGTGTGACAACGGACAAAAAAACGGCTCAGCAGGACCTGAGAATCCTCTCTATTTCAAGTGTGGCGAGAGCATGACCTTGAATCCGACATCAACTACCCAGGTGTACCTTGATGCGAAATGCACAGACCAAGCAGAGCTAAATACTGTCGTCCCCGGAGCCACATTGAACGGCCCAAGTCAACGCCCCGCCGGTCTACAAGGCACGAATGACGTCTACACGCTTACGATAAATACTGCTCCGGAAGCAACCAAAACACTTTGTTACAAATGCGAGGGAAAAAGCACTCCAGTCGTCCAGCACCGGAGCGAAGACTTGACGCAAAGCAACAAAAAAGAGTGCAAAATTGTGATCACGGTCGCGGCTGCTCCGACAGTCTCGACTACGGCTCCTCATGCCACATCAGACACCGACATCTCCACATCCACAACGGAGGCTCCTGTAGCATCATCAGGCACGGTCATTTCCAATCCCACGACAGTAACTGCGGTGTTTGCCACTGCGTTAGCTCATGGCCTTTTCTTGCAGTGACCCAGCAACACGGGGAGAGTGTTCAAGCTGAACTTCAAAACTGGGAACTTTTCCAGGCGATACGGATCACCGAAGATATCGCGTGGGTTGCAGTGAGGTGGTTGCGTCCACGGGGTAGTTCATTCTTCGGCCTTCTGCGTAGGCTGGATTCTCACCCCGAGAATCACCTGTGGGACTCCGACACCAGGACACTGAATCAAGTTTGGGACTGTCTAGTAGATGGCCGAATTGCCTCTAGCAGGCAAGAGTCAACTGGCTCTGCCCACCCTAGTCGGCACTTCGATGCGGTGGTAGCCGATTAGTCATagttcttcgccgtcgcgagACTGGGATGCTTTCTTCTTACGCTTTAACCCGTTTGGCTTGAGCAGCCCCTTGTGCACAGATGGCTAACGTGGTACTCCAGGCCAGCACATGTGAATTGCCCCGCAATTACATTTGATTCTTTGACTGGAGGGACGGAAGGCGACACGACGAATCTGCACTGCCTTGTCTTCGCTTGGTTCTGCGCGCTTCTGAGTCTCGGAGAATCCACAagggaagaacagaaacCGGTCCGCTCAACACCTTAGCTCGCGCAACGACACTGCTCGCTGTAGTAGTTTgcaaagcgaagaggagagcagggCGAGCCCCAGACTTCCACCGGCAGAGCTTTACCAGCGATGAGGCTGATGTGCTGCTCGGATTGTCGACAAGCGGTTCGTCGCCCAGAGCGTCGACATAACAGCACTTCACGCACAAGGCATGTCACAGTTTTTCCTGCATATTGTTACCTTGTAGCATTTTCATTGCGGCGTTCGCTATTTAAGACGTGCTGCGATACAACTCGGCGGTTCCATACCGTGGAAAACGATAACTGTGAGAGTGAACAGCAAATCGCGTCTTTTTTAATTCCGCGCCTGAACAACCCCCCGAACCCTTTCAAGGGGAGTCTTCATGGTACGCTTCATAAAAGGCCAGTAGGCTCTTTGGCGTCCTTGGCTGCACTAGAGAAAGAGCAACCTTCAGGTGACGTTCCTCCACGAAAACATTGCCATCCTCTGGACTCTCCTGCACAAATTGCGTACGTTCCTCAGCTGTGCCGACGGGTATCTGCTGTGCTTTCTCCGAGAAGTGGGAGGGCCTTTGATGCTGAAGGTGCTTGCTTGAAAAACGCGCTACAGCCTCTCGCACAGCCGCCATGCTCGCTTCGCGACAAATCATGACGATTTCTGCCCCGCTGTATCCGTGAGTCGCGCGAGCTAGGCTGTCGGCACAAGCTTCCAAACGATTGCATTCAGAGGAATTCGGAGTCGCGTCGGCTGTTTCTGAAAGGCTTCCGGCCTGTCTAGTTAAACCTCTTTCCCTGTATCCctctcgttcccttctttcaCCTTCTGCGGCGTCCTGGTCTCGCACCTCCACATCCTCTCTCTTAAAGTCTCTAGCGGAAGCCAA is drawn from Neospora caninum Liverpool complete genome, chromosome X and contains these coding sequences:
- a CDS encoding SRS domain-containing protein; its protein translation is MARMAAYLGRWGLVALLATSSAILHASADKAEGSESSTPITCDNGQKSGTAGPGSPLYFKCGTGMTLKPTEVGKVCEQAACTSEVPLTNLLPGAHLADPSKKTLDREQEQQQKDVYVLTVPNAPQSKQTVYYKCEGTSAAGVQPPPTSLQARDKKECKITVTVEAAPKVSTTAPQATSDATISTTTTEAPVASSGMGAPNYMAVTAIFGAVAAHDLLL
- a CDS encoding SRS domain-containing protein; its protein translation is MAVALRRWSLAALIATAAAMAVLHAAASLAEGSESTLITCDNGQKNGSAGPENPLYFKCGESMTLNPTSTTQVYLDAKCTDQAELNTVVPGATLNGPSQRPAGLQGTNDVYTLTINTAPEATKTLCYKCEGKSTPVVQHRSEDLTQSNKKECKIVITVAAAPTVSTTAPHATSDTDISTSTTEAPVASSGTVISNPTTVTAVFATALAHGLFLQ